A region from the Arvicanthis niloticus isolate mArvNil1 chromosome 29, mArvNil1.pat.X, whole genome shotgun sequence genome encodes:
- the LOC143440305 gene encoding oocyte-specific homeobox protein 6-like gives MPQGPSLHSKFQMSSNAPIETSFQMPQEPAKNFPFQECQCPLVTPRSPMQSSLSVLKRDLGQQESQSPSRQSSIQIPMVLSAEYGDRQTSPLAPKKHRKARTVYSPKQKRLLQNHFHHCATHPKREQRMALALLVGVTANEIQIWFKNYRAMLKRKNLQNVPAALPESNGSSEVVSEATHFPDSLSVVASANRQSMCSRTFGEDSIPKLNGSQESFLHHDQACDGSRFSQQEYLPVIAGDSGPSTAVDVQTYLAVAEAPVGLAAAAQVTEDAQSPGPSAEELWQRILDDFDNSDDWLSFSYLQD, from the exons ATGCCCCAAGGTCCCTCCTTGCATTCAAAATTCCAAATGTCTTCAAATGCACCCATAGAAACCAGTTTCCAAATGCCTCAAGAGCCTGCAAAGAATTTTCCTTTCCAAGAGTGTCAGTGTCCCCTAGTGACCCCAAGAAGTCCAATGCAATCAAGTCTTTCAGTCCTTAAAAGGGACTTAGGTCAGCAAGAGTCCCAAAGTCCATCAAGACAATCAAGTATACAAAT ACCTATGGTGCTGTCTGCTGAATATGGTGACCGACAAACCAGCCCCTTGGCTCCAAAGAAGCATCGGAAAGCACGCACTGTAtactccccaaaacaaaaacgCCTGTTGCAAAACCATTTTCATCACTGTGCCACACACCCAAAACGGGAGCAACGCATGGCGCTGGCATTATTGGTTGGTGTGACAGCGAATGAGATCCAG ATCTGGTTCAAGAACTACCGGGCTATGTTAAAGAGGAAGAATCTCCAGAATGTCCCAGCAGCATTGCCAGAGAGCAATGGAAGCTCTGAAGTTGTTTCTGAGGCAACCCATTTTCCTGATTCTTTATCTGTTGTTGCTTCTGCCAATAGACAGTCCATGTGTTCACGCACATTTGGTGAGGATTCCATTCCCAAACTCAACGGCAGCCAGGAATCTTTTCTCCATCATGACCAGGCTTGTGATGGTTCCAGGTTTAGTCAGCAAGAATATCTGCCTGTTATAGCTGGGGACTCTGGTCCATCCACAGCAGTTGACGTCCAGACCTACCTAGCAGTAGCCGAAGCTCCAGTTGGCCTGGCAGCTGCTGCCCAAGTCACAGAGGATGCTCAGAGTCCAGGTCCATCTGCAGAGGAGCTCTGGCAAAGGATCCTTGATGATTTTGATAATTCAGATGACTGGCTTAGTTTTTCATACCTTCAAGACTGA